CGGCAAAACAAAGTATCGGGGAGATCGTCAAAAGAAAGAAACAGCCCGTAATGGTCGGGGGGACCGGATTATATCTGAACGCATTCATAAACGGCTACTCCTTCCCTATCGCCGCCAAGGACGACGGCATCAGAAAAAAACTTTCATCCTGTGATACCGCGGTATTATATGAAAGGCTAAAGACCATAGACCCCAGATCCGCGGAAAAGATAAATGCTAACGATAAAAAACGCATCATAAGAGCGCTTGAGGTGTATGAACAGACCGGCAGGCCTATATCGGAGCTTCAGAAAAAGGACAGGGATAAAGACCTTAAGTTGTTCTGCCTGGATGCGGACAGGGAAGTTCTTTACATGAGGATAGGCAACAGAGTCGACGATATGATAAAAAAAGGCCTTGAGGATGAGGTCTATCGGCTGCTTAAAAAAGGCTACTCAAAAGACCTTGTATCCATGCAGGCTTTGGGCTACAAAGAGATGGCTGACCATATCGAGGGAAAAAGAGATCTGGCGGACACGGTCTCCCTGATCAAGCAGAGGACAAGGAACTTTGCCAGGAGACAGCTGACCTGGTTCAGGAGATTTGAAGATGTGATCAGGATAAACATCTCTTCCAAGAAACAGGCTTTAGAGATACTGTCACTTATCTGATCCTCACCACGCATCAAGCCTGAGCAGGCCGTCGATCTCTGCCGCGACATCCCTGACCCTGGCCAGCATATAGCAGAACTGCGCGCGTGTAAGCGGCTTGTCAGGCTCGAAATTGTTCCCCTTGATATAGTCCAGCAGACCC
This genomic stretch from Candidatus Saganbacteria bacterium harbors:
- the miaA gene encoding tRNA (adenosine(37)-N6)-dimethylallyltransferase MiaA, encoding MTKTLILFGPTASGKTDLSIELARHLDGEIISADSMQVYRYMDIGTAKASKEQRGLIPHHLIDIVDPDEEWTVSSFIDSAKQSIGEIVKRKKQPVMVGGTGLYLNAFINGYSFPIAAKDDGIRKKLSSCDTAVLYERLKTIDPRSAEKINANDKKRIIRALEVYEQTGRPISELQKKDRDKDLKLFCLDADREVLYMRIGNRVDDMIKKGLEDEVYRLLKKGYSKDLVSMQALGYKEMADHIEGKRDLADTVSLIKQRTRNFARRQLTWFRRFEDVIRINISSKKQALEILSLI